The Buteo buteo chromosome 1, bButBut1.hap1.1, whole genome shotgun sequence sequence CCCAGTACGCTTCTGGATAGTCCTAGATTATGCAGTGAGGTGGGGATGAATACTCTAAAGGGAAGGTACCCTAAGTATTAATATCTTTGAACGTGTCCTAAGTAGCAGGTAAATTGCACTGACTTACAAAAGGAGATTTCTCGGAGTCCTTGTGTTTTCAGTATAATACTACATCAAGAGAACAAGAGCGGTATCAGGGGGCATAACAGAAACACAGGAAGCGTGTTCTAATACCTTCACTTAGCCTCACTAAGAATTGCAATTGCTCTTAATTACGTTCTGTACAATTTCTAAACTGATGTTCTCTCTCATACGTGCTAGGCTTCTGACTTGGCAGCTATTAATTTAAGGCTTGGGTGTAAGTCTCTGTTATCATGACTAGGCCAAGCCCTCTACTGAATGCATTTGTGTAATTTCCTTGCACTCTACTCAACTGAGAGCCTTTTGATTattttcccctgtgctgctggcattAGGGTTAgtaccattcttgtttctcagcctgctgctggccaagagAACTAAGGCTAAAAAGACTCCTTAGATTCCAGTTGCAAAAAGGCCACTAACAGATGCAAAACTTTAAGACTTGGGCTGTGAGTGGTCTTGGGGGAATTCTTCTGAAGATGACAAAAAGCTATTTCCAAGTATAAGGGAGCTAAAATCTTATGATTTGCTAGGCAGCTTAATAAAATGGCTGGATAAGTGTGCCTGTGTGTGGAAATCTTACTTTTATCTCATTTCAGGGAACAGTTGGCTGAGATTTtagttaaaatttaaaacagccTGTGACACATAGAATAGGAAAACCTTAAATTCAGAAGCTTAAAGCTTGACTAAACATTAAGCAAAAACATAGGGGTAAAATGACAAGCAATAGGTAAGCAGTCTAAGCTCTAATTCTCCATGTATGTTATGTTACAGCTATCACAATAGAACACacatgcagaaaacattttctctatGTTGCTTTGCTACCAAAGTGTTAGGTAACTTTCATTTTACTGTATAACCAAGTACTCACTCAGCTCATGTTAAAAACACTGTCACTGTATCTGTTCATGCTATCAATCCCTGTTCTCCTTGTACAGTATGTCATACAGCTTCATAATggataaaaaggcaaaacaagtaACTGACAAACTTCCACACCCTATTCAGCTATTAGCCACAGGAGATACTTCAGCTTTTGAATGTTTCTGGGCAAACTGGTAGAATACATCTATGTGCTTGAAAGGATAAAATGCATACATTACCATCTTAAGGTCAGCTACTAGCAAACGGCAGAAAATGCTTAGCTATAGCAAGGTTTTGCTATGGtaaattttctgctttactcTTCCTCATTTAGTGTGGTAATAAACCCCATGTTTGACAGGAAAACTGCGTCATATTATGTGAATGTCAGAAGAATGAAGGCAGGGTGGGAAAAATTATATATTCTAGAGAAATGTAATAGACTTGCTGTGAATGCCTCACCTTCCATTAGCATCTTCTGATTTACATTTGAGATTTGGCTTTTTGGTGAAAGGTTTTACATTCCCACCTCAAGGGGATGAGTAATCTGCAACTagtcttgttttgtttattatagCAATCCTACTGCTAGCACTGCTCTTCATAGTTAGACAGGATAGGAAAAGTttaagatcttttaaaaaaaaccaaacaacctttgacaaaatatttttcttggtcTCAGCTCAGGCTACCCAGATAAATGACAGTTAGGGGAGGATAAACAGTTTCAGTCCATTCATAAGAGCTCAGCATGCAACTTTAAGATTGGTATGTCTCCCTGGGAttgctcatttaaaaatgagagattTGCTTCTCATTGtatacttgtttttcttcatggaaGTAAacgtcaagaagaaaaaaattttatattGCAACTTGCTATTTTTAGTGTAGCTTTTCTTTCACAGCTCCTTTTTCCTAGCTGAAAGCCTGCAGCTTCCATTGGATATTCAGGGCTTATTTTGAGGTAAGACACTGTGAGGTATTTCATATCAAATATCATCAAAATGCTGATgcatgaaaaagtaaataaaatacttcaagtTCTGCTACCTTAATTCATAAATATCCTCGGAGTTTGTACTTTAAAGTTAAAGTCTTATATTACGCAGACTGACCACTTCTGCTTATATGGGAAGCTGACATGAAGtgcaaaatgaagttaaaacatACCTTAAAACAATTTCGATGAAGTTAATGATACTCTGATGGAATCTTGACTTAGGAAAAAGGCTGTCTTGCCTGTGGCATTTATCTTGGCAAACCCAGGTGCTCCAGTTTGTTAGCGACAGCTTCTGCACTTCTGCCTGTCGCGTACTTGCGCTTCAGTCTGGAACTTGGTGTTTGGCTGTTGTTGAAGCCTTGCTCTTTCTctggaaaaggaagcaaagataAGCCCTGTAACTGCAAACGTACATCATTCATGTCTAACCTACTGACATGTATGACGCTATgctaaagtatttctgaaatttaCAGCAAAATGGGAGAATGTATTGCCACATTTTACCTTTTTAGATTAAATGACCCCTTATCTTACAATATTTCCCTGTAGGTCATACTTTGGAGCCCTCTGGTCTGTCCTGTGACTTCCTATAGACTTATAAaatcgtttaggttggataagacctttaaggtcatcgactccaaccgtcaacccaacaccacccTGCCCACTCAACCATGTCCtcaagtgccttgtctatgtgtTTTTtcaacacctccagggatggtgagtcaaccacttccctgggcagcctgttccaatgcctgacaaccctttcaatacagaattttttcctaatatccaatctaaacctcccctggtgcaacttgaggccattccctcttgtcctatcactagttacttgatagaagagagCAGTACCCACCTTGCTACagcccccttcaggtagttgtagagagcaataaggtctcctctcagcctccttttctccaggctgaacaatcccagttccctcagccgctcctcataaaacttgtgctccagacccttcaccagcttcgttgcccttcttcCTGCGCTTGATCCAAATCTGCGTTGAATTAAATCGACCAGAACTAAATACAACAAACGAAATGAGCCCTGAGTACCGAACAGCGTGGAAGTATTTCATGTATTCTGTAAGCTGCTGTCCCGCTTACATGCTGTTATGGTGCCTGCCACTTTTGTACGTCAtgttgctgctgcctcctgttGAGCTGATAGCTTGGTACAAACCCCAGATCCTTGTCTGTAGTACTACCACATGGTCAGTGGTtcccctgtttttttcctgcctcgCTGCATACTGCTGTGCAGTGTGTCCCTGTCGAAtagcattttggttttaatctgGTTTCCATAGGAAATGGTCTTTTGCAACCAAAATGCCCGGCTGGCAATTGGACCGCTTTCCCTGCTATTGCTTCCTCCAAAACCACCACTTTTCATTAAGGCAGAGGTCACCTGTGACCACTTCCCATTCTCCTACTACTTTACATGCCCCtcttaattcttaaaaatagcTGCTAATAGCACTTCACTGAGTTGGGAATGTTCACAgttgatttttttacatttttttgggGCAAGAACAATTTGTTTGTCTTGGTCAATAGCTTTTTCTGAGCCACAGGATAATCCATGCATTTGTCTCTTCCTTATTTCTAAGACACTTACAGAAAGAGGTACTGCTATTTTTGCCATACCTCAGTGGCTGCATTTTGCAAGCAGGATTTTCTAACTTTCCAGCAGACCAGAGATGCTATCATTTTCCAAGGTCTCCAGGAAATTTCTGTAGTTGACCCATTACTGAGTATAGAGCTCAGGGCAAgggaagaacaatttttttagcACTTACCacattaaattttctttttccatgacAACAAGCTTCTGTTCTTCATGTCTCTGAAGGGTCCTTATCTTTGTTTCAGCTTCTAAAGCCTCAGAGGATTCTGTGATGaaatttcacacacacaaaaatcaagACAACAAACCCAGATAGCTGTGTGCAAAGGTGAAGCAGTGTTGGCTGGCTCCAGTGGTTACTAGACTTCCTCCATGTGGCCaacaaaaataactgcattCACTTCATAATTACCTTGAATTGTTACtgcaaaaacagaaaatagattttCCATATCCAGTGGCATGAGATTGTCCCAGTTACGCTATAAGACTTTATACTGCATATTTGTATATCGGTGTTGTTAACTGGGATTTCAACAGTATATGAGCCTCGTGTTTAAAAATCCAGTGTGTGGGACAGGGCGGTTTTTCACTAGTGGAGACTCTTGCTTTACTTCTTTGCAGATTTTCCTCtgatatattaaataaaatagggAGGCCATGCCCTTATCAGATTAGCGTGTGGAagcaaattacttttatttatcattttgtAATGTTTACgcattgcattatttttcccttttcttagATGACTTATGTTTGTCTTCTGTGCCTCTCTCGATTATTTATCACTGTCTGTTTTAGCTGGCAAGTACCTTGTGAAAACACAAGGCACTGCCTTCATTTCTCCTTCCAGCCAATCCTTTTCCACCTCAGCTTCAATATGATAAAAATCCATGTACCTTTTCCATTTCCTGTAAGCTACGGTATTTGTATGGCAAATTCACTGTGTTTGCCACAGCCACAATGCTACAAAATTTCATTAGTGCAACTGTGATCAGACTACATAAGACAAACAGTTTTGCCTTGAGGCTGTTTGCAACTTCTTGTTCATCAGTTATGATCAAAAACCATTCCAGAGTTCATTACTGAAGAGACTGAAAGCTGTTGTTTTACAACACATTgtcagaaaaagagagaaaatccaAGATATGTgtccaaagaaaaattataagTTATTCCTCCTGCTTTTAGTGTGATAAGGTACCATTTCAGTTGTCTTAATGGACAGAATTGTAAGTCAATTGATTCACTAGAATACTGCCATTGCACAGGAATGACCCACAAGGATTTGTACTCctgggtccaaagcctcataTTAGTACTACCCACGTAACAATGTGTACTCGTAAAAGCCTCGCAAAAGCCTGTGTAGCCCATGAACGGTTGTGTATATATGGtgcaaagcagcaataaaacctGAACCAcagatattccttctctgttcTTGCACAGAGCAACAGGGCATGGAATGACAAAGAACTTCTCCCTCATACCATCAGAGACCCCTCAACCTCTCAAAAAGCCAAACGACAGAATGCAGGCAAGGAAAGTCACCTCTATCTcatctgcagggctgcttcATGACAGCACAGGTCCTCTTGGTCATGGGGACTGGGAACAAACACAGCGTGAGGCAAAGGCTGTCTTCCCCAAGCTGGAGTGTCTTTTTTGCAACACGACCTCTGGGAAGCAAAggattacagaagaaaattagcGTTGATTTACAATAATAGTAGtaaaaaagaatacatttgtGACCATCCTAtttgcagagaaatgctggAGAACAAGAACTTAGGTGGAACCTCAGAGAAGCCAAAACAGAGGAGCCAAATACATGTTTATTTCTATTAGAGGATGAGAAGGGGCAGATGGCCTGACTTTTTCCAAACTCTTGGGTTTGGGTGTATTGCTACTCTTTgccaaaattttcaaaaccagaCGGGAGACCTACCAAGAGCGCAAGTCTTGTGCTTACTCTGCACAGAGCAGAACTCCCATTTTCTCGCAGAGCGGCATTTACTCTCTGAAATCCAGCAATTAGCCTAGTGTAGCTCCATCCCTTGCTTCGTTCGCTCCAAACGTCTAACAAGCGTCAGATTACTGGCACCACCTGCTCTGTTTCTTGCTATTTCACTTCCCCTGTGTTAAACCAAGCTCCTTGCTTACTCTCATCACTAGccatcaggaaaagaaggcttGACCGCAAGAGCCCTTGCATTTCTAACTTGGTTAATACCACTGGTTGGCAGCTTCAGAAGTCACTTAATGCTACAGAGCAAACACTGGCGTGTTAGATTCCTCGTTACAGATTTGGGCCTCATCCCGCAGAGCATGCCAAGCCCTTCCCAGTGAAGGACGCTCCCGTGGCAAGCTCTGCTTCTCATCTAGATGGCGATCTCCCCGGGCAGGGAGAgcttgggctcctgctccttactccctggagaaactggctgggGGAAGATGAGGAAAGCGAGCCACAAAAAGTCTATTTCTTCTCACGAGCCAAGAGGGAGCGCGAGAGATGCTGAGCTTTAAATGGGGTTTTACTGATGCAGCATCTCCTGGGATTTAGAAAGCACAGCTCCAGATCTGTGATTAAAGGAATGGTGTAAACTCCTATTGTCAAATACCTGTGTTTGAATTCTGCCAACACTCTTCATCTTGGGCATGTTTGTATACAAATGCATCAGTGCCTGCTATCTTGTAAAACTGGCATTAAAACACTTTCGACAGCAGTTGACTCTGATCTCCGGCTAGTTAAAACATTTGGCATGTAATAcatctgaataaaaatattctcaattgttttgaaaatatgttggATAAAACCAGGAAAGGTAAATAAACAGTCTTTCTCCATAAGGACAGCCAAAGAGAATATACAACTATTCCAGCTAGCTTGTATATACTGCTTTCTTAAAAGACACAAGCAGCCATTTTTTTCCGAGAGATTTCAGATTCTTGTTTACCTACCTTAATGTGCAGACATTTTAATGAACATGTGAAAATACAGACCCGTTGCAAACATCGTACTGCTGTTGACTTCTAAAAAGGCAGAAGACGCTAGAACACgatgtttttttcactgcttcGCTTGTTTCAAACCTGAGGCAtatcagaataaatattttgttactgCGCTTGCTATCTGGAAGTAAAACACTTGCAGAGGCTTTCATGTTGCTGAATTTCATCGACAAGCAGAATATAGAAAAGCTGCAATGCTTTCCTGAGAATTAGGTGTGATTATATCAGGGAACAACAGGCAGAGACAGAAGGTAAATTAGAAACCCTATTAAGTAAAACCCAgccagaagaaagaaggaacacCACCTGCCCTTTTAGCCTTGGTACCTAACACTAACTTTCGTTCCCTGGGGAGAGGCCTGCCCTACGTGGAGTGACAACAGAACGTCACCTTCCATCGTTACTCCACAGACGCGAGGAAAACCATCACACGCCTCATCATCGGGTATCTGGGGAGGCAGCTGAAACCTTAGCTGCACAAAAAAGGGCCCGCTCCACGTTTCTTTTCGTAAGGAAAGAGGTGTAGCCAGCGCTTTCCTTCCTTCACACACAAGCTCACCAGGATTTGGATACTTGTGCCTTAATTTAGATTTCATTTATACTAAGGAATTTGTAAGGGTCCTAAAGGCACCTACACCCATACATTAATTTTATGCCTTCTGCCACcaattaattttgctgttcttttaagTTAGGAACACCTCATCCTCCTGCCTCTTCAGGCATCTCCATCTGgtagataaaaataaatgtggaaaaaaaatttgaatgcTGCTTCCAAGTCAAGTTATCTGGTGTCAGCTGTAAATGTCAAGATGCCAGTGTTGGCCTGTTATGTAGACCAATACCATTTCTGTGTGAGTTGTATAATATACATGTTAGAAGTTTGTCATGGTTAAGATTTGATTTAGAATTTCGGTGCAGTGTCTCGTATAACTATAGGTTCTACAGGGCAAGCAAACAGACTGTGGCATACAAAGTTCATCTCAATCACTTAAATTTGGAATTAAGTGTGTTTGGGGCATACAAATTCTGTACCTGCTTTAAATTGGTTCTTTCAGCTTCATCAAGTGGTCGAATAAAGTCTCGCGTCCCATATGTTCAAGCCATCACACCAGCAAAAGCATTGCTACTACAACACAGCAGGCGTAGATACTTGTAGCTTGAAACTGAGATTACACAGTATCAAGAAAGTTTAGACTTGAAAAAAGTCTCTTTTAGAAAAAGCTTGTAGTTTTTGCCAACTGTAAtctaataaaatatgaaatgggAGAATTTACTTTACAGTGTGAATAAACCATGTGGGAAAAGTATTACTCACGTTTTATTGCAGGAAAACCGCAACATGGAGAGATTACAAATAACCCAAGATCACACAGGAATTCAGTAGCAGAGCTAAGAAATGAATCCAACTGTCCTGTACTTCAGCATGTTTTAAACACAGCGTAGTCCTTCGTGTTTGCAGACTCATCTCCTGATCTATGTAGCTTGTAAGCAGGGAAGTAAAATCAGCTGTGGTTTAATACCAGCtgtacatgaaaatatttaattttcaatgaAATGGGATTGCATTTGGATACACTCAGGCAAAAGGTTTGTGCCGCTTCAGAAAGCTTTAATTTAATCACTGTTTTTCATGGCTCAGCAATCTCACTGTTGCCTAAGTGCCAGATTACTCAAGCTGTTGAGTAAATGGATTTCTCAagatttctgattattttttttctcaaaataaactGTTCAGGTTGTTGGTTTGTTTACTTGACACAACAAGGTTGGCAAGTTTACATCCTGTGtggctttcttctcctttgggAGAAGGAGGACTTAATTTATAGAgcctgcagaaggaagaaaaccttCAGCAGTCTTACTGGTCACTTTTGTACGCCTGTGTTGTAAAATCAAACTAATAGTatttgttgcttttcctttctgggGAGGCTCAGGACGTGGACTGTTAAAATAAGCCATGCAGGGATGAGTATACATAAGCTTTGCATGTATTTCAGCACACAGTATGCCCAAACGAGTCACATTTCTTCAGGTCAATTTCAAGCATAGTAAAATGACCTttgtaaaaatatcttttaaggCACATTGCAACACAAGTAAGAAAATGGACTCAAACTCTTCATTCGATTGGCCTCATGCGCTGAATTATAATGGGACATACAAGTACCTCTACTTAGAAGGCAACGTCTCCTACGTGGACTTCTACCTTCACCAGCCTTCAGTGGCAGCTGTCTTCATCGTCTCTTACCTCCTGATCTTCCTGCTCTGTATGGTTGGCAACGGAGTGGTTTGCTTTATTGTCCTGAGGAGCAAACACATGCGTACGGTCACAAACCTTTTCATCTTAAACCTGGCTGTCAGCGATTTACTGGTGGGAATCTTCTGCATGCCCACCACCCTCCTGGACAACATTATCGCAGGTAGGCTGGTTCACACCACGTGGCAGAAAGGGCTTGAGGGGGACCCGCCTGCATTTCTGAGCACTGGCCTCCCTAGGGGCCCTGAGAGCCGGGAGCGTATTTCGGAGCGGGCTCTGTAGGCATTTCAAGTCAGCGGAAGTCAGGGGTGAGGAAGACAAGCCTCTAATCCACCTTCTGACTGGGGCTGTACTTGCTGACTTCTGCCTCCCTCGCCTTTAGGAAGGGATTCTACCACTACCAGGTTGTACGTTTAGGAAGACTTGGCAGATGCTACGAGCCAGACGCAGAGAACAATCAACTGTAGCGGTTGGTTCCCTTTCTCGTCTTGAGGTCTCGTTTTAAAGGGATGTTAAACCATAAAcgtttgctttgctgttttttgGAACATCAAAAACTCTCCCAAGGCATTTGGCAAAGCACTTGTTTACATAACCTCTGTCTCCCCAACCCCTGCTATGGCCtgatagagaaaaagaaacgTATTAGTTCTGGGGTGGAAATTTCCTCTTATGCATATAAGCGTAGCACTGCAGTGGGATGGTGGCAATTTCAATTCTCTGTGTCCTTCCAGGATGGCCGTTTGGGAGCCTAGTTTGCAAGATGAGCGGGATGGTCCAAGGAATCTCTGTTTCTGCCTCTGTCTTCACTCTAGTTGCTATTGCCGTAGACAGGTAAGATGATGCAGAGACTGTAAACTGTCGCTTCCATCTCCCTCTGGTCACCTGACCATGCTGAGGCCGATTCATTAATCCATACAACACTGCAATACATAAGATGTATTTTGCTCCTAAGGCTAttgagcaaaacaaaatgtggCCAGGTCTAAAGAGCAGCTATAGCAATTTAGTCCTCCACAGGTATCTCTTAAAGATGGTACAGCTGTGCTACACCTGGCTGCCCAGAATTGGTTTGTTCCTTAGCTATTAAGCTAGACAGCAGAGGCACTAGTACCAGCTTTGGTTAAATGAAGTAGCGGAAGCAGCAGGCTGATACGGAGACAGATCAAAATGAGGAAATTTTAACAGCAAATGTGACTTTTTAAGATTGCTTTTACCAACACAGCTCTTAAACAGAGCAATGAAATGCAACTCCACAGGTTTAGGCAGGATGAGGAGATGATTCCATCTATACTTTCTAAAAAACatacaatttaaaatgtgtgtgtgtgttcgcCTCTTTGTTTAAGCTTTCCTTAAATGGCTTCTCCACATATGTCCCCGGGTGTCTTGGCCACAGGTTTCGATGCATTGTTTATCCGTTTAAGCAGAAGCTGACCATTTCAACTGCAGTCGCCATTATAGCCATCATCTGGATTCTGGCCATCGCAATCATGTGTCCTTCTGCAGTCATGCTGCAGGTACAAGAAGAGAAGCATTTCAGGGTCATCCTTGGCGATGGCAATGAAACCCGCCCTGTATACTGGTGCCGGGAGGACTGGCCTGACCCAGGAATGCGAAAGATCTATACAACTGTTCTGTTTGCCAACATCTATCTGGCTCCCCTGTCGCTCATTATTATCATGTATGCTAGGATAAGCATTGCTCTCTTCAACACAGCAATGCCCATGGTGGGAAAACACAGCCGGAGGCAGCGGCACAGCGGGtctaagaagaaacaaaaagtcaTCAAAATGCTCATTATTGTGGCTTTGCTTTTCACCCTGTCCTGGCTTCCCTTGTGGACTCTGATGATGCTTTCAGACTACACCAACCTTTCAGATATCCAGTTGCAGATCATCAACATTTATATCTATCCCTTTGCTCACTGGCTGGCCTTTTTCAACAGCAGCATCAACCCCATCATCTACGgtttctttaatgaaaactttCGCCGAGGATTTCAGGCAGCCTTCAAACTTCAGCTCTGCTCCGGGGAGATCGTTCACAGGGAGGTCTATTCTCAGCGAGGCCAAAGCAATGCCATTTTGCCAGCTGCAAACTGCCAGACACCCCAGGATCAAGCTTGTCAAAATGctaaggaggaggggaagacaGTTAAGAAAGGAAATTGGGTGAATAACCAGCAGGATTTGATAATGGAGGATCTAGAAGAGCCCTGCAACGATGAAATTAAGTGAAACATGCTATGAACTACCTGAACAGTTTATGCCTAGGAAAGTTTATTTATTGTGTTGTGAAACTCATGCTCTGCAAGCCCTTTCTGACAAAAAAGTCaatatgtttctgttttgaaggaGATAAGTAACTTGCATAACATCTGAACGTTTGATGTAAGCAGGAAAGCAAATTCAGCCCTTTGCATTACCAGCTTAAACCAGCGGCACCTCCCCTGCAGTCCCTGATGACTCATTGCTCTTGAActgggctggagcagagacGTGATTAAAATGGGATTACCTTCCATTTATTGTGACATAAGAGAAAAGGAGAACTATAGTTATTGACTCAGATACAATTACTCTGGATACTCACTGATGAAGAGGACaacattcattcattttcttctgtgaatcTCTCAGAGCAGCCAAAACAGGGTTGCTTGAACAATATTTACGGTAATGTTTCAGCATGTAAGGCTAGTTGTTGTTAATACCTacaattttcttctgatatCAGAGGGTGGAAACATCCCTGCTGTTTGTAGCATCCAGCTAGActgtggagctggaaaaagGGGGATATCACAAGACCGGGCAGGGCCCTGAGCGTATGGCCCCTCCAGGGGGTTCAACTTTTGGGGCTCAGGGCAGCTCCGAGCCAGTGCATCTGAGGGCGTCCCTCTTGTTgcattaagaaataattttatccGTAGACCAAAATACCTGTTAATGAGATTTATAAAAAAGTCCTCCACCAAAAGCAAGACTAATCCAATAAACCCACTTCTTGATTTAACATGAATTCCTCTTTGTTCGGCAATGGATCCTTGGTACTACTCTTTTAGCGTCTTCTGTGAAGCGTAAGCCTGTTCCTCGAACTTGTCAATCTGTTATTCTGTAACTCTCATTAACTGAAATATTGATGATACAGTCTGAATATTGGAACTGAAGTCACTGGTTCCTGGGTCTTCTTTTGGTTGATACTCATGTTGCTTCTGCCTGGACATTTTGAACGCCAGCTGGTTCCTACCCAAATAACAACAAGTCATCACTGACACCTTCAGTCACATACCATTTATTCCCCTTTCTGGTTGCCCCTCTTGTTAATTCTGTGACAGTAATTATTGCTGCAGCTAGAGAAGTAAATTGGAGTGAAAATTTGAGAAATAAAGGataaaaaatggcttttgtggTACATTTTTGGGGGGAACTAAATTCTATTTGGGGGGATAGAAGTCACCTAAAAAGACTGCAATTTCAATACTAGCAGGAGATAAAACACCTTTAGGGCCCATTCAATCTGACAGAACTCAACAGGTACAGAGAACAACCTTGGAAGCATCGCACCAAGGCTCCTGAAATCAGTGAGGAATGGGGGCCAGCGCAAGGACAAGCCTAAACAGATCTGCTACCGGATTAGAGCCTCACCATGCCTTATCCTGAGAGGGTTTATAGAGGCCAAACACCAGGTAAGGTCATTCCCCCATGCAGTCCTTCTTCAGGTAAACTGGAGTACCTTTCAGATCGTGACAAATTTGCACAATTAAGGAAAACTGACTTTTCAAGCTGTGTCGTCCCCAGCTATGTTCTGTAccagaaaataaggaaaacatttggggagtaatgggaagaaaagctgctggaaCAGCTCTGATTTCGCAGATAGTTTTCATAATGCATTTTATCTAaggctgggattttcaaaggcTCTAATCAAATATGCATGCCTGATCCTGTCGTGCTCTGTTGAAAACCCCATCACAAAGGTTTTCAGAGCTCCAGGTATTCCACACTTCCTGCACCCCTTTCCATCCAGTCCTTTGTCCTTCGCTTGTTGTTTGAGAAAATGAGACCTGTTTTGCCTGACAAACTTTGCCTTGCCTGGATTCCCAAAGCCTATTGCTATGTCCATACTGGGACTGATACTATCCAATATCTTCATCAGCGACACGGAGAGTGGGATTGAGCgcatcctcagcaagtttgccaatgacaccaagaTGTGCGATGCGGTCGATGTGccggagggaagggatgccatccagagggaccttgacaggcttgagaggttTGCCTGagcaaacctcatgaagttcaacaaagccaagtgcaaggtcctgcacgtgggtcgggacaatcccaagcacaaatacaggctgggcgatgggtggatggagagcagccctgaggaggaggacttgggggtgttggtggATGTTAAATTGGAcctgagctggcaatgtgtgcttgcagcccagaaagccaa is a genomic window containing:
- the NPFFR2 gene encoding neuropeptide FF receptor 2 — protein: MTFVKISFKAHCNTSKKMDSNSSFDWPHALNYNGTYKYLYLEGNVSYVDFYLHQPSVAAVFIVSYLLIFLLCMVGNGVVCFIVLRSKHMRTVTNLFILNLAVSDLLVGIFCMPTTLLDNIIAGWPFGSLVCKMSGMVQGISVSASVFTLVAIAVDRFRCIVYPFKQKLTISTAVAIIAIIWILAIAIMCPSAVMLQVQEEKHFRVILGDGNETRPVYWCREDWPDPGMRKIYTTVLFANIYLAPLSLIIIMYARISIALFNTAMPMVGKHSRRQRHSGSKKKQKVIKMLIIVALLFTLSWLPLWTLMMLSDYTNLSDIQLQIINIYIYPFAHWLAFFNSSINPIIYGFFNENFRRGFQAAFKLQLCSGEIVHREVYSQRGQSNAILPAANCQTPQDQACQNAKEEGKTVKKGNWVNNQQDLIMEDLEEPCNDEIK